In Candidatus Krumholzibacteriia bacterium, the genomic window TGCTCCCGGTAACGAACGGCGAGGGTGATCCGTTGAAACGCGCGGTCCACGCGGGAATGGCGTTCCATTGCACGCGATACGAGTCCGCGCTGGGCCCGTGGTTCTGCAGCTCCACGGTGTAATTGAGTGTCGCGGGCGCCGGCGTGATCTGGAGTGAACTTCCGCCCGCGCCGCTGCCGATGGCGCCGAACACGTTGTGCCCGTTGCCGTCGATCAGGCCGTCGACGATCGCGGGCGGTACTACCACCAGGCGCCCGGTCACACTGTCCAGCAGGAACTGCTTGCTGTTCTTGCGGGCGTTCACGATGACATCGAAGGTGCCGCCCATCGAACCGGCGGGCACGATTACGCGGAGCGGGTATGTGCCCGCCGGAATGTTGGTCAGCGGCAGGTAGCCGCCGTTGAAGGTGACGTCCCAGCCCGCGGGAGCGGTCCAGGTGACGTCGAATCCGTTGGTGCCCGAGACATTCCGGATTTCAACCTGGTAGATCACGGTCGCGCCGGGGTTGACCGTCCGCACCGACGTGCCGCCCAGCCCGGTGTTGATGGGACCGTAGATGGCGGCGCCCTGGCCGTCGATCAGCACGTCCATCTCGTTGGCGCTCGCCACGCTGACCGAGGCCGACACGCTCTCCGTGACCACGGACGCCACCCGGGACGCGGCGTTCAGGATCGACTGGTAGGTTCCGAACGCGGCGGCCGCGGGAATCTGGATGCGCAAGGTGTAGAACGCCTGCGCGCCGCCGGCGATGGTCGGGGTAACCGTGGGCAACGCACGGTTGACGCCGTTGATGGTGATGGTCGCCGTCCACCCGGCGGCGGGAGGCGTCCACGAGAGCGAGAAGGAATCCGCGAGCGCACTCTCGTTCTGCACGGTGATGGGAAATGTCACCGTGGCGCCGCGCTCGCCGGCGTTCGAACTGCCGCCGCCGGCACCGGTGCCGCTGGCGCCGTACACGTCGTTGCCGTTGGCGGAGATGATCATGTCGACGCGCGGTTCCAGCAGGCGAAGGATGCCGTGCACGGAGTCGAGCTTGTTGGCGTCCACCGTGGAGGCCGCGGTGAGGTAGAGGTCGTAGTCGTCCCCGCGGTTGGGCGACGGCACCTGCATCTGCAGCGTCATGGCCGCGCTGCCGCCCGCCGGGATACTGAGGGTCGTAAACGAGCCCGTGTACGTGGTGCCGTTGTAGACCACCGACGCGGCCAGACCCGCATCGCTGGTAAACGACACCGTGTACGCGCCCGCCGCGGTGCCGGTGTTCTTGAGCTGCAGTGCGAACGTGGCGGGAACGCCCCACGCGGATGTCTTCAAACCAAAGCCGCCCGCACCGCCGGGACCCACCGCACCCACGCCGTTGCCGTCGATGGTGAGGTCCGCGCCGTAGGTGGCGGCGGTCACGATGGCGCGCAGGCGCGCACTGTCCACGCGGCTGGACTGCGCGGTGCTCTGCGCGTTGACGACCGTGTCATAGGTGCCCGCCGCGGTCCCCGGCGGTACGCGCACGCGCACCTTGTAGGTCACCGACGCGCCCGGCGCCAGCGAAGGCATGACGTACGGGAGCGCCTGCGTGGTTGCCCCGATTTTCAACCAGGCCGTCCAGCCCGCTGGCAACGTCGATGTGAGCCGGTAGGTGTCCGCCACCGTCCCCTCGTTCTCGATGCGCAGGTCATAAGTAAGGGTATCGCCGGCAATCGCGCTCCGGGTCGAGAGACCGCCGTTGCCGCTCCCCAGCGCGCCAAACACGTCGTCGCCGTTGCCGTCTACCGCCAGGTCGACCCACATGCGGTAGATCAGCGACACGTCGTCCACGTAGGTCCACGTCTCGTAGAGGTTGTCGAACAGGTTGGCCTGCTCGAAGTACAGCCGGACGGTCTGGCCGGCGTAGGCAATCACATCGTGCGACACCGGCAGCACGTTGTCGTCGCTGAGCCAGCCGCTGTCCTTGTAGATGTCGTTCCACTCGCTGAATGCGTACAGCAGCACGCGGCGCAGCACCGTGTTGCTGGTGGAACGGATGTCCGCGTAGAACGGGTCGTAGTAGTCGCTATCGTAGCCCTGCATGCGGATCTTGAAGTTGAGCACCGCGCTGGACACGCCGGCCGGGATGCTGACCGTCTGGTACATGTACGCGTGCGTGTCCGTTATCTGACCCACGTACTTGAAACCGAGCAGCGCCGAATAGCTGCCCGAGTACGGCATGTCCGGCTGCACCGAGTGGTCGGCGTAGGTCGCGTTGTTGGTGCCGCCGCGGAAGGCGCCGTGCACCCACGAGGAGCCAAACGTGCCCGTCTCGAAGCCGCCGTTGACCACCAGCTCCCCGGCCAGGGAAGCAACCGGGAGCGTGAGCGCGACCAGCGCCGTCAGGATGCAGAACAGAAGGCGCTTCATCACTTCAACCTCTCAAAGTCGGAGAGCATCCAGTCCGACAGGATCATCTGGATGCGAATGCCGAATCCGTCGCTCCACGCGTCGGTCCCCGTGATGTCGGGATCATTGAAGCCGTTCGCGCTGTAGCCGGCGGCGAGACGCACCGAACGGTACACCATGCGGCCGATCTCGATGCCCGCCCCCGACTGCGACGATCCGCCGCCGCGCAGCACCACCGTGCGGCCCCACAGGTCGAGGTCCCACCCGCGGCCGAAGTGCCATATGTACTGCGCGAGCGCGAGATCGGTGTTGGTGTGTAGCGACACGCCGTAGCTCCAGTCCTCCACGTGCTTGTACGCATACTTGAGGCGCACCTCGTGCTCGGGATTGAACAGCATGTTCACGTCGGCCGACCCCACCACGCGCCAGCGAATCGCGTCCGGATCCACCGGCGTGTAGCGGTCGTAGTAGCTCTTGACCATGGCCAGCGACTGCAACGGCGCGTACGGCGAGCGGTAGGTGCCAGCCAGCGTGGTGTAGCACTGCGTGCCGTCCCGGTTCTGCGCCGCGCTGTTGAGCGCGAGGATGTTCTTGGCCAGCCAGGCAAACCCCCCGCCCAGTTGCTGCGCGGCGGCGATGCGCAGCAGGTGCTTGTCGCCGGGGCGTTCCCAGCGGTACTCGTACCCGCCGTCGACAAAGTAGCGCCCCGGCCGGCGCGCACTCAGCCCGGTGGTGAGGGATACGTACTCCTCGTCGCGGCGGCCTGAGAGCGAACTGAATGTCTCGATTCCGAGGGTGGCGCCGGTGTAGCGCCCCAGCGTGAGCGGCTGCCGGATTCCGCTCACCGCGCCCATGCGCGCGTCGCCCGCCGCGCGGTCCAGGGCGTAGCGCGTGTACGCCTGCGTGCCGCCCGCGGTGGTACCCTCGAGTCCCGCCGTCACCTGGTTGGTGGTGGAGCGCCCGGTCGCGGTGAGGTACTCGTGCGTGACCACCGCGCGGAAGCGCTGCGAGAGCGGCACGCCCAGGGTGGTGCGCAGGCGGTTCGGATAGTCGTCCACGATCTCGTTGCCGAGGTTCTGCTCCCACGTGGTCGCGAGGCCCGTGCCGCTACGGCTTCCCAGCGCGACCCCCAGCAGGGACAGCAACCCCTGGCTGTCGTCCTGCGGCTGGTCGTGTCGCGCCAGGCGCAGACCCGCGGACATTTCCACCAGCCGGCGTCGATAGTCCACGGTGGAGCGCAGTGTGCCACGGCGCTCGCCGGTGCGCTGCAACTCGTGCGAGTATCCGTCGGCGTTGAGTGCGAGCGCGCCGCGTCCCGCGAGGCGGCCCTCGAACCCTGCCTTGAGGCTCGCCAGTTCGCTGTCGGAGCCGCGGAACGACGGGTTGGAGAAGTCGCCGTCGACGCGGCGCAGGTACACGTCGAGCTTCGACATGCCGCGCTGTCCGCCCGCGCTCATCTTGAACGCGTTGCCGCTCCCGGTGAGGTCGTCCTCGCTGCGTGCAAACTCGCCCGCCAGGCGGAAACCGTGCATGCGCGCCTCCCCATCCACGCCGTACAGCGCGTAGCCCGGCGCATCGCCCGCGTTGGCAACCGCCGTGACGCCCGCGCGGTAGCGGTTGCCGCGCACCACGTCGCCGCGCGCACCAAACATGTACACGTCGGCGGCGCCGGTTTCGGTTTCGTAGGTCACCACGATGACGTTGGGATTGAGATCGCGATCCGTCACCGCCACCGGCTCCATAAACAGGATGGATCCGTCGTACGGGTTGATGATGTAGTCCCGGCGCCGCATCATCACCCGCGCCTCCAGCACCTTCTCGGACTGGTAACGCTGGCGCGTTTCTACGATCACCCGCTCGGAGTTCTCCACCAGCGGCGCGGCCGACAGGTAGTAGAACCCGCTGGTGCCGTCCGCGGGAATGTCGTCGGTGCGCGTCACCAGATCGGTCTGCGTGAGGAAGGCCCGGAACTGGTTGGGACCGTCCACCGCGCCGCCAGACAATCCCGTCACCACCTGGTGGTAGGTGAGGAACTCGCCCCGGTCGATGGGGGTCTGGAAGTCCGAGTAGCGCAGGAACGACTGGCCACGATCCAGCGAGACGTAGTTGCCGCCGCGCGCCGGCGCCGCGTACTGCACGGTGGATGCGTCGCCGTAGATCGGGTACTGCTTCTCCGGGTCGGGCTGCTTGCGCAGCGGGTCGTCGTAGCGCTTGCGCGTGTCGAGCCGCGCGGTCACGCGCACCCCGCCCGGTGCCGCACCCTGCACGAACGCGCGCGCTTCCGCCTCGGCGTCGAACCCGTCGCGGTAGTTCTCCACCCCGTCGCCGCTGCCCTCGCCGTGGGTGTGATACGCGCCCATCTTGACGTCGACGATACCGGTGGCAAGCAACGGCCGTTGCGGGTTGACGAAGGCCACCTCGATCTGCGCGCGCATCCCGCTGGACTCCACCGCCACGCGACCGGCACCGGTCTGGTGGCGCGGTCGCAACGGCACCGCGATGATTCCCTCGCGCGTGGCGACCTGCAGCCCGCGCTGCTCGGGCCGCGCGTCTTGCGCCGTGGTCAGGTCCGCACCCTCCACCACATCCACGATGAAGCCGTCCATCACCGGCAGGCCGAATCCGTCCCGTACCGCGAAGCGCAGCGTCGCCGTCGAACGTCCGTCGGCGGCGATCAGCGTGTTGTTATCCAGCGGCACGATCTCCGCGGGTTTCGTGGACAGCGCCACGCGCACGGTGTCCGTCGCCTCGCCGCCGCGTAGCAACGACGCGCGTACCACGATCACGTTCCATCCCCCGCGCAAACGCACGCCGTACCACGTGGTGGTTTCCTCCTGGTGCGCAACGTCCACCGTCCGCTGCCCCACCCGCTCCTCACCGATGGACTCGCCGTCGACAAGGAGCGACACGCGGCTTCCCAGCGGGTGGCGTGCGTGCACCGAAACCTGGTCGCGATCCACCGCAACGAAGCCGTTGAGCGGGTCGAGGATGGAGACGACCCCCTCGTGCGGCGCCGGCGCGGGGTCTCCCGGGGGCACCAGCGGGGCGGGCGGTGCCGTACCCGCCGCGGACGCGGGAACCCGTTCCGTCCAGGTGGCGGCCTGCACCTGCGCGATGCTCGTGCGCGAGTCGCGGGGCGCGATGGTGATGGTGCGCCGCGTCGAATCGGACGGCGCGGCGGCGTCATCCAGCCGCACGACGGCCGCGATGTCGCGGATCAACTGGGTATCCGCCTCCGCCACCATGAACGCAACCACGCAATCGACGCTGCTCCCGCGCGCGAGTTCGTCGATGACGAACTCGCCGCCGGTTTCCGTTACCGGCACGCCGTCCAGCGTCACACCCACGCGCGCCACCTTCAGCGCGGCCGGAATGCTCAGGCGCAGGACCGCGCTCTGCGCGCGCTCCGAGGTGGTGGTGAGCCCCCAGCGCACCGTCGCACCCACCGAGTCGGGCAGTTCGGAAAGATCACGAATGGCCGTACCGATGCGCAGCGCGGGGTCGAGCGAGTTATTGGCGGGCGGGATCACGCTCACGTCGACGCGGCGATTCATGCCCCTGCCATCGGCGGTAGCGTTGCTGGCGATGGGCCGCGTGTCGCCGTAGCCAAGCACCAGGAAGCGCGACGTGGGAACGCCCATCGAAACCAGCACGTCGCGCACCGCCTCCGCGCGCGCCTCCGAGAGCTCCTGGTTGGACGCGAACGGGCCGGAACGCACGGGCAGGTTGTCGGTATGTCCCTCGACCAGCGCCGTGAACCCCGGATGATCGACGAGAAACAGCGCCACCGGCAGCAGCTGGGAGCGCGCGCCAAACAGCAGTGTCGCCTTGCCCAGCGCGAACTGCGAACTGGGCAGGGTGAAGGTGGGGCCGGTGCGGGGGCGCGGCACCACGGTCACGTGCTCTTCGCACACCAGCGACGCGGTGCGCGCCACCGGCGGGACCACCGGCCTGCGCAGCGGGAAGGCCACGCGCACGTGCGCCGGCGCAATCAGGTGTACGAGGCGTTCGTTGGGGCGCTGCACGTGCGATTCCGTGACCGGCGGGCGCACCAGCTCGGTGCCCGCGGGGAGCGTGCTCTCGTCCAGCCGCACCACGCGCCAGCCCTCGAACACGTGGGGAATGGAGAACACGCCCGCGGAGTCGGTCACCGCGTACTCGCCGCTCTCGAGGTAGACAGACACGTTGCCCGCGCCGGCTTCGCCCTCGTCGCGGCGGCCGTCCTCGTTGTCGTCGATCCACACGTCGCCCAGCACGAATCCCTCGATCCCGATTTCCTCGTTGTCGATGCGGATCGCCGCCACCACCTGGCCGGTGCGTGCGCTTCCACCGGTCTGCGCCTGGCCCGCGGCGATGCCCGCCACCCGCGCCCAGCCCTTGGACTCGCGGCTGTTCACGACAAACTTGATCGCGGTGCTCTTCGATTCACCGGGTGCAAGCGTGCCCACCGCCCAGGCGAGCTGGCCGCCGGACTGCGTCACACCGGTCCCCGCGACAAAGTCGAGCGCCGCGGGCGCGTCTTCCGAGACGACCACCTGGTCCACGCGCACCGAGTCGGTGCGGTTGCTGGCGGTGACGACCATGGTGACCACTTCGCCCAGCGAACCCGTGGCCTGACGGAAGGTCTGCTCCAGGCCGAGCATGGCGTACGCATCGGGCGCCCGTTCCACGGTCATCTCGCCGCGCACGCTGTTCACCGCGTTGGTGTCGGCCCGCGACTGCGCGCTGAACAGGACACTCGTCATCGGCCCCATCACTACCCGCAGCGGCGTGCCGGGGCTCGCCACCACCAGCCGCACCAGGCGCACCTCACCGGCCGCCAGTGCACCGATGCTGAAGCGGCCGGGCCGCGGCGACGCCGGATACTGCACGCCGGCCGAATCCGTGCACGCGAGGGTTACACCGGGCGGCAACACGACGCCGTTGGCCAGGAAGACCTCCACGCTGTCCGCGTTGCCGGCGTTCTCGACGTCGGCACTGAACGCCACCGATTCGTCGTACAGGCCCACGGCCGCGCCGATCGCGTCGTCGGGTGATCCCTCGCCGCCGGGAAGCGCGCGCGGATTGCCGGCGGGCCCGATGAACACCAGCGCGGGCCCCGCCAGGCTGGTGACACTCACCACGGTCGCGTCGGTGGTTGGCGCAAGGAGCTTGCGCCGCGCGAGCGGCGCATTGGGATCCACCGCCGACGTGGCGCGCAACTCGACAAATGCGGTTCCCCTGCTCGATGCCGGCACCACGATGCCCACGTCCACCGGTGTCGACATGCCCGCGAGCAGCGAGAGGAATGCCGGGTCGTTCTCTCCCGGGTCAAAGCGCCCGTTGCTGTTGCCGTCGAAGAAGAAGATCACGCCCGGCGTCACGAACGACGACGGCGGAAGATTGGCCGCGGCCATCGACGCGGAGTCGGGCGCGTTGCCCAGGTTGTCCAGCGTGAGCCGGCAGTAGACGGTGTCACCGGGAGCGGCGGAAAGCTGGAACGCCGGCGCCGCCACTGTGCCCCCGGGCCCGACACGCAGCAGATACGTCTCCAGCACGCGCGTGTTGACGCTGTTGGACAGCGAAAAGTCGTTCGCGGAGGCGTTCGTGTAGTCGGCGGTGGCGGTGTTGACGACGTTGGTGCCGGCCGGGGTTACCTGGGCGCGTGCGGCGGACCACGGCACCAGCGGGGTCAGAACGGCGAGGATAGAAACGGCGTAAGCGGTTGCCTTCAAACGAAAAACGGCGAGCCCCGCCGCCGCTGTTTCTGGCGTCTTCCGCCTGCGATTCTGCCCCTCGTTGCACTTCATCTCTAGTAACGCGTTTCGGCCGCCGCACGCGGGGGAGCCTGGAAGGCTCCACCCGCGTACGCGACCGAGTAAGAAGACCGCTTTCTTATGAAAAGCGTCCGATTGTCTACTGGATGCGCACCGTGAACCCCACACCCGCGGTCGAACTGCCGCCCGCGAGGAGATTTCCCGTGAACACCCACCGCACGTTGGTCACGTTGGCGTCGTAACCGGCCGGCGCACCACCGCCGCCGCTCGCCGGTGCGTAGGCCCACGTGGCACCGTTGTCGTCGGAGAACTCGATGGCGATACCCGTCACCGATGCCGGCGCCGTGCCGGAGGTCTCCGAGCCCACCTGGAACTGCGTCCACGTCGGAACCGCGTCATAGATGATGATCGACGTGAGCGAGGCACTGCCCAGGTTCTGGTAGTCGACCGTGTAGGTCAGATCGGTACCCGGGGCCTGGTTGCCGGCGGGGCTGACCACCTTGGTGAGGCTCAGGTTGCCGGCGGTGATGGTGGTAACGTCGGTGGCGCTGTCGAACACCAGCGTCACCTGGCCGGTGGCGGTCAGCACGCCCACCTCCACCGTTCCCACCGAAGCGCCCGCGGGCACCGTGAGTCGAACGCTGATGTTGGCACTGGCACCCGGCGCGAGCAGGATGCTCGTGATGGGCGTACTGGTCGCATCGAGGAACACGTAGCCCCAGCCCTGCGAGGAGACGTAGGTCAGGTCGAAGGTATCGCCCGTGTTACCCGTGTTGGTCACGGTGTGCGCGTAGGTGACGGTACCGCCGGCCGTTGCATTGCCCGCGTTGTCCGGATCGAACAACACCGACGCGAGCGTGTTCACCGTCACCGTGTTGACGATGGTGTCGCTCTGGGTGCCGTTGACCGTGGACGTGGCTGTGAAGGAGACGTTGTTGAGCCCCGGCGCGGTGGCCGCCGGCACAGTGACGCGCGCGATCAGGTTGATTTCAACACCCGCCGCCACCGGCCCCGTTGAGGCGACCGGCGTGAGTTCGCCAGCGTCGAGGATGCCGTTGCCGTTGGCGTCGATGTGGTAGGTGACCGTCCAGCCACCCGGCAGGACCGACGACAGCGTGAAGTTGTCATTGGAACCGCCGTTGTTGATCACGTCGAGCGCAAAGTTGACCGACGCGCCCGGGTTGGCGTTCAGGTTGCGAGCAACGTTGTTGGTCGTCCCGGGGGCGCCGTCATAGTTACCGATATCCACGCTGGCCGGCAGCACCGAGGTAATGCTGTCGGTGGTCAAGTTGTCCGCCAGCGGATCATTGGACGAGCGGGCCAGGATGACTGCGTTGAACGGACCGCCCGCACCCTGCGAGCCCGGAATCACCAGGCGGACGACGATGTCGGCCGTCGCACCGGGGGCCAGCGAGCCTACGTCCGGGGTTCCGTCGAAGTTGCTGTCCGCGAGCGGCGTAACGCCGTCGGCGCGGTAGAACAACACCGACCACGTACCCGGGATGTTGGACGCGCCGTCCAGCAGCACGTTGACCACGTCGGCCGCGTTGCCGTCGTTGCGGATGGTGTTGACGAACGTCACCGACGTATTGGCATACGCGGTGGCGATGGTCTGCACGTCATCGTCGAAACCGGGACCGGTGCCGGCACCCGGGTTGCCCACAGGACCGATGAGCACCGTCGCCAGCGTACCGACCGTGACCGGCGCGTTGTTGGAGGTGACGATGGTCGGATCCGGTGTCACCACGCTGTTGTCCACGTAGGCGAGTGCCGCGGTGTTGTTGAGCACACCGGGCGTCATGCCCACCGGAACCGTCACCTGGTACTGGAACGAGTAGCTCTGCCCCGCCACGATGGCACCGTTGGCGATGTACGCCACCGCGATGTCACCCGCCGCAGGCACGAGGCCCCACGCCCAGGTCTCGGGGCTTCCCGCCGTCGAGCTGCCGGTGGGCAGGTAGAGGACGGTGCCGCCGGCCGGCGAACCAGTGGGTGTTCCGAAGATCGCCAGCGGGTTGCCGCTTGCCGGGTTGAGCGGGATGATGTCGTACATGAGAACGCCGGTCAGGGCCACCGAAGCAACCGTGACGCCGTTCGCGCTGTTGGTGCCGGAGTTGGAACCGGTGAAGGTGTAGGTGATCTGATCACCGTCGTAGACCAGCGCGGGGGCGCCGGCCAGGTTCGCGGTCATCACCGCGTCGTTGACCACGGTGGTGAGGTGGTAGTTGCGCGTGTCAACCTGACCCGCGTCCGCCACCGAGGTACCCTGCACGCCGACGTAGGCCAGCTGGCCCGCCGTGGCCGTGCCCGGCACGGTATACGCGACAATGAGGTTCGCCGACGTGCCGGCCGCCATGGGCCCAAACACGCCCGGGACACCGCCTGCGCTGATCGCGGGCTCGCCCGCGTTGACAACGCCGTTGCCGTTCACGTCGTGATAGATGGTCACGCCCGAGAGCGCGAGTATCATGGTGGTGTTGGCGGCATCGATCAACGGCTGCAGCGTGTAGCTGTCGTTGTCGTTGCCGGTATTCGAGAGCGTGTAGCTGTAGTACACGGTCTGCCCGCCAATGGCGTTCTGCGCCATGGCCGGCGTCACCGGCGGGGTCTCGCCGGAGTCGTCGGGCAGGATCGATACGCTGTACACGGGCAGGACGACCGTGATCACTTCATTGGAAAGCGAGGTATACGTGTTGCCGATCAGGTCCTCGTAGGTGGCAGAGGCGCGGTTGCGGATCTGCGTGCCGGCCGGCGTCGTCTGCGCGAACGCCGAGGCGGCAAACATGGCCACCATAACGAGGGCGAGGACGGCAAGCGAGAGAATGCGCTTGTTCATTGTTCCGTCCTCCTATCGAACGACCGCGCGGTAAGCCAGGGTGACCTGCTCCGCGGGTTCGAGTTCATCGTTGAGGGTCCAGCGGACGTGCGTCACCATGCTGGCGGGCGCGTCCTTCCACACTTCCTTGCCGTCGACAACCGTGCGGATGCGAACCGGCCAGGCATGAAACGTCTTGCCGTTGTCCACGCTGAACGTGACCGCGGCGCCACCCGGCTGCGTGGCCGTGCGGACGACGTACTCGGTTCCCGACGGAATCGGGTCGGTGATCGAAACCGTGCGAACCGCGGTCTCTCCGCCGTTGGCGTAGGTGAGGCGGTACTCGATGAGATCCCTGGGAGAAGCCTCTCCCGCGGGCACGAACAACTCCTCGCCGGTCTCCTCGGCGACGAGCACTTTCCAAGCTTCGATATTCCCCGTCAGCGGACCGGAACCGATGGCGGCACCGGCCACGAACAAGACGGCGAAGATCGTCAGCAACATCACGGCGCGACGCATGGGCGCTACCTCCTGGATGGCGCGAATAGACGAAATGCCGGCGTGACCCCCCTGAGGGGTTCCGCTCCGGCAAGCGCGCGGCAACTGACCGCGCGTCCGCGCCGGTCTCCCCGGCCGCGGTTCACGGTGCAGAGGGCAAGGACCATTCCACAGAAGGGCGCATGGTTCCCCCATGGGTGGCATGGCGCCCCGGCGGGTATCCCTGCGGATCATGGCAACTTATTGTTTCTAAGTTTGTTACAGGGGAAGCTGGGCGGGAATTACAGGCCGCGGAAGAGAATCACGCGGAAGCCCAGGGCACCGCGCCGGCACCGGCCGGGAAATGCAAATTGACCGGTCACCGGCGGCGGGCCGGCCAATATGAAGCCAGCGCGCCTGGCGGGCAGGGGGTGGGACAGAGATTGTTGAAAATTCTACAGCCACTGGACTATATTCCACACATGACGCGACCCATTCCAGGCTGGAGAATCCTCCTCATCGCGGCCATCACCGCGGCGACGGTTTCGTTCCACTACGGGCTCCTCGTGCCCGACTCCCACGGCGGCGTGCTGCACGCCATCCACGGGCGACTGTGCTACATCCCCATCATTCTGGCGGCGGTCTGGTACGGCGTGCGCGGCGGGCTCATCACCGCGCTGGCCATCACCCTGCTCACCCTTCCCTACGCGCGTCTGAAGGGCATCACCGACCACCACACACTGCTGGGCGAGTACACCGAGATGGTGTTCTACGTGGCCATCGGTCTCATGACCGGCGTCCTCATCGAGCGGCAGTGGCGCGAGCGGCGGCGCAGCGAATCCCTGCAACGCGAACTCGCCAGGCAGGAACGGCTGTCGTCGCTCGGCCAGATGGCAGCGGGACTCGCGCACGAGATCCGCAATCCGCTTGGTTCCATCCAGGGCGCCGCGGAGATGCTGGGGGACCGCGCGCCGGCCGGCACGCGCGAAGGCGAGTTGTTCGACGTGTTGCGCAAGGAATCGCTCCGGCTGGGAGCGGTGGTGAACGACTTCCTCGGCTTTGCCCGGCCGCGCCCGCCGGAACTCGCGCCCGTCGACGTCGCGGCGGCGGTCGAGCGCGCCGCAGCGCAGATGGAACTGGACGCGTCGGCGCGGGGCGTCAGCATCGCGCGCTCCGTGGAAGCCGATCTCCCCGTGCTGCAGGCGGACGAGGGACAGCTGCACCAGGTCCTGCTCAATCTGCTGATGAACGCAATCGCCGCCAGCACGGACGGCGGCCGCGTGGAGATTTCCGCCGCGCGCACGCACCGCGACGGCGTGCCCTGCGTGGCGCTGCGCGTGCACGATACCGGCGCCGGCATTCCCGAGGACGTGCTGCCACGCATCTTCGACCCGTTCTTCACCACGCGTGAGAGCGGAACCGGGCTGGGGCTGTCGATCTCGCACGGCATCATCCGTGAGCACGGCGGCTGGATCGACGCGAGGAGCCGCCCCTTCGGGGGCA contains:
- a CDS encoding OmpA family protein; amino-acid sequence: MKATAYAVSILAVLTPLVPWSAARAQVTPAGTNVVNTATADYTNASANDFSLSNSVNTRVLETYLLRVGPGGTVAAPAFQLSAAPGDTVYCRLTLDNLGNAPDSASMAAANLPPSSFVTPGVIFFFDGNSNGRFDPGENDPAFLSLLAGMSTPVDVGIVVPASSRGTAFVELRATSAVDPNAPLARRKLLAPTTDATVVSVTSLAGPALVFIGPAGNPRALPGGEGSPDDAIGAAVGLYDESVAFSADVENAGNADSVEVFLANGVVLPPGVTLACTDSAGVQYPASPRPGRFSIGALAAGEVRLVRLVVASPGTPLRVVMGPMTSVLFSAQSRADTNAVNSVRGEMTVERAPDAYAMLGLEQTFRQATGSLGEVVTMVVTASNRTDSVRVDQVVVSEDAPAALDFVAGTGVTQSGGQLAWAVGTLAPGESKSTAIKFVVNSRESKGWARVAGIAAGQAQTGGSARTGQVVAAIRIDNEEIGIEGFVLGDVWIDDNEDGRRDEGEAGAGNVSVYLESGEYAVTDSAGVFSIPHVFEGWRVVRLDESTLPAGTELVRPPVTESHVQRPNERLVHLIAPAHVRVAFPLRRPVVPPVARTASLVCEEHVTVVPRPRTGPTFTLPSSQFALGKATLLFGARSQLLPVALFLVDHPGFTALVEGHTDNLPVRSGPFASNQELSEARAEAVRDVLVSMGVPTSRFLVLGYGDTRPIASNATADGRGMNRRVDVSVIPPANNSLDPALRIGTAIRDLSELPDSVGATVRWGLTTTSERAQSAVLRLSIPAALKVARVGVTLDGVPVTETGGEFVIDELARGSSVDCVVAFMVAEADTQLIRDIAAVVRLDDAAAPSDSTRRTITIAPRDSRTSIAQVQAATWTERVPASAAGTAPPAPLVPPGDPAPAPHEGVVSILDPLNGFVAVDRDQVSVHARHPLGSRVSLLVDGESIGEERVGQRTVDVAHQEETTTWYGVRLRGGWNVIVVRASLLRGGEATDTVRVALSTKPAEIVPLDNNTLIAADGRSTATLRFAVRDGFGLPVMDGFIVDVVEGADLTTAQDARPEQRGLQVATREGIIAVPLRPRHQTGAGRVAVESSGMRAQIEVAFVNPQRPLLATGIVDVKMGAYHTHGEGSGDGVENYRDGFDAEAEARAFVQGAAPGGVRVTARLDTRKRYDDPLRKQPDPEKQYPIYGDASTVQYAAPARGGNYVSLDRGQSFLRYSDFQTPIDRGEFLTYHQVVTGLSGGAVDGPNQFRAFLTQTDLVTRTDDIPADGTSGFYYLSAAPLVENSERVIVETRQRYQSEKVLEARVMMRRRDYIINPYDGSILFMEPVAVTDRDLNPNVIVVTYETETGAADVYMFGARGDVVRGNRYRAGVTAVANAGDAPGYALYGVDGEARMHGFRLAGEFARSEDDLTGSGNAFKMSAGGQRGMSKLDVYLRRVDGDFSNPSFRGSDSELASLKAGFEGRLAGRGALALNADGYSHELQRTGERRGTLRSTVDYRRRLVEMSAGLRLARHDQPQDDSQGLLSLLGVALGSRSGTGLATTWEQNLGNEIVDDYPNRLRTTLGVPLSQRFRAVVTHEYLTATGRSTTNQVTAGLEGTTAGGTQAYTRYALDRAAGDARMGAVSGIRQPLTLGRYTGATLGIETFSSLSGRRDEEYVSLTTGLSARRPGRYFVDGGYEYRWERPGDKHLLRIAAAQQLGGGFAWLAKNILALNSAAQNRDGTQCYTTLAGTYRSPYAPLQSLAMVKSYYDRYTPVDPDAIRWRVVGSADVNMLFNPEHEVRLKYAYKHVEDWSYGVSLHTNTDLALAQYIWHFGRGWDLDLWGRTVVLRGGGSSQSGAGIEIGRMVYRSVRLAAGYSANGFNDPDITGTDAWSDGFGIRIQMILSDWMLSDFERLK
- a CDS encoding ATP-binding protein; translated protein: MTRPIPGWRILLIAAITAATVSFHYGLLVPDSHGGVLHAIHGRLCYIPIILAAVWYGVRGGLITALAITLLTLPYARLKGITDHHTLLGEYTEMVFYVAIGLMTGVLIERQWRERRRSESLQRELARQERLSSLGQMAAGLAHEIRNPLGSIQGAAEMLGDRAPAGTREGELFDVLRKESLRLGAVVNDFLGFARPRPPELAPVDVAAAVERAAAQMELDASARGVSIARSVEADLPVLQADEGQLHQVLLNLLMNAIAASTDGGRVEISAARTHRDGVPCVALRVHDTGAGIPEDVLPRIFDPFFTTRESGTGLGLSISHGIIREHGGWIDARSRPFGGTTISVILPAGE